From Pedobacter aquae:
TTTGTTAGGGTTTTCATAAAAATAACCAGCTCTAAGTGCAAACTGCTTATTATACCAGTATTCTAAACCTGTTGAATAGATAATTTCTTGTAATTCTTCTGAAAAACCACCCTGAGCATCGTTAAAAGAACCAAAAATACCAGCAGGTACAGATTTGGTGCTATTAGGTTCTGAGGGTACTAAAAGTTTATTGATGTCTAAAGAAACAGTAAAATCGCTATACTCATCTAAATGTATGGTTGATGCACCACCTAAACGTAAATTGGTAGGCATAAATATTCCAGGAGCATTATCAGAATAGCTCATTTTTGTACCGATGTTAGAAATATTAAGTCCGGCTGCTAGTGTAGCTTCCTTACCAAACATAGGTCTTCTATCGCTTTTGTAATAAGCAGAAATATCTGCCGCTAAACCGGTTGCTGCTCTATTTTGGCTACCGTCAACAATACCGTTATTAGAGATGTTTGAGAATACAAATCTTAAAGCTGTACCTAAAGAGAAGTTTTCGCCAAAAGAACGGGCCAAACTGGCGTCTATAGCTAATTCATTTGGGTTGTAAAGGCCAATTTGTGTTCCAGTACCATCTGTAAGTTGTATGTCTCCGTAAGAAAAATATCTTAAAGAACCACCTATCACATTTCTTTCATCTAAACGGAAAAAGCCATTTAAATAGGCCATGTTTATGTCTGGTACTAGCCTTTGTAACCATGGGCTGTAAGAAGCAGAGAAACCATATTTATCTGTTAAAAATGCTAGTTTTGATGGGTTCCAGTGTGTAGCATTTACATCTGGAAGTGTAGCTACACCGGTTTCTCCCATTGCTCCGGCTCTAGCATCAGGAGAAATTAATAGGAATGGTACTGCTGTTGTGATAATATTGCCAATTCTACCATCAATTGCTTCATTAGGAGGCGGAGTTGTACCACCAGACTGAGCATATCCAAACTTTGTAACTAGGGTACTTAATATCAGGATGAGATATTTATTAATTTTCATTTTTTAAAGCTAAAATTTCTTGTTAAAGTTAATTAAAGGATGACTATTTTTTCTGTTTTTTTCGCTGTTTCTCCAGTAAAATTAGAGCGCACTTTTAATTCGTATATGTAAACGCCCCTGCCAATTTTATCTCCAAAATTATCTTTGGCATCCCAAAATATGTCGTTAACGCGGTTTCCAGTGCTTATTACAGTTTGATTTATTGTTTTAATCAGCTTGCCTGCAATAGTATAAATATTTACTTGTACATCCAAATCCTCATTAGGGTGGTTATGTTCAAATTGAAAATTGGTTTTGGTTGTAAAAGGATTAGGATAATTTAATACATGTGCTAGCTCTAATTTATCAGAATTTTTGACTTCAAAATCTATTATTTGTTCCGATGAATTGTTAAATGTATCCCAAGCTTTTAATTTTAAGCTATAAATCCCAGGCTTTAGATTTTCTAATGGATATTTGATACTGCCAGATTGATAGGAATCTGTTTTTGCTTGGTACCAATCATTTAAAATGATGCTGGTACTTTCATTATTATAAGTTAAAGTGGCAACAATATCATGCCCTATGCCAATACCAGTGGTATTGATACCGCTTTCATCATTTAAATTGACTAATAAAAATGGGGAGCTATTGGTGATGCCGCCCGAAACAAACTTTTCATCGTTTAAGAAAAGGGCTATTTTAGGGCCTGTATCATCGTCATTTTGGGTATCAGCCAAACCACCAATTATTATATTATTGAGATTTCCGGTAGCATCTATTTGCTGATTTTCTGCATAATAGCTTATTTTTCCTTCGCCATATTGAAGGTTTATATCTTTTGGCACAATAAACTCGAAACTAAATTGCCCATTTCTTACACTGGCTTTCCCTTTGTAAATGATGTTGGTTTGGGTTTTAAATGCTTGTGCTGTACTTCCAAATAGGCCGGGGTCTTGTCCTAATGTAGTTACAGAGGTTGCTTTATCATAAATTACCGGATAAATGGTACCGTTGAAAGCGTTTAATACAGCTTGATTTGGAGCAACAACTTGCCCGGTTATTTTAACTTTTTGCAAGGCTTTTAAGGTGTCTAGGTTGCTTATTGATTTTTCGTTAACGCTTAAAGTATTCACTTTATTGTAAGGGATAGGAAATAAAGTTGAAGGATCTCCTAAAAGGGTAAAATTTCTGGAGTTGATATTTAAACCTCCAATATTATTATTCTTGGCCAATCTAAAAACTTCGCCAAAGCTTATTTTTCTGTTTTGCGCTGCTGCCTGACTTAAAGCTATCAAAAAGCTTTGGTTTAAATCAAAATTATAAGAGGCAAAAACAATTCTGGTAGTGGTAAATAGCGCTATAGCGCCATGCTTTTCTTTTTTTAATAATAATTCTCCGGCAGAACGCACCAATGGGTCATCCCATCGGCTAAAAGAACAAGTTGCAGTAAAAATGATGGGTAAATGGGTATTATCCCAATTATTAATATCATCAACAGTTAAAATTCTTTCTGCAGCTAAACCTCCCTCGCCACCATGCCCAGTATAATTCATAAGCATAACGCCATTATTTAATATGTTATCAATAGCTTTTTTAACATCCGGATAACGGCTTCCTGAAGCGGTGCTTTCTTGTTTATAAGCATCAAAATATATTTTATGAATATTAAAATCTGGTTTTTGTTGGATAAGGATATTGGCATTTGCTTCAGCCTGATTGAGATGGATATTAGCATCTTCGTCATCTGCCAAAATAGCTATTTGATTGCGCCAGCTTCCTAATTGGGTATTTTGTGTGTAATAAATAAGTTTATCTACCACATCTTTAGCTTCTTTTAAAGATGCAACTGGTAGTCGGCCTACATTAATATCTAGTAAACCAGCAGCATCAACAAAATTCTCTGGAAAATTACCTTCATCATCATCTAATAGAGCAAAATAATCATCAGAAGTATAGCTTTGCGTTGGCGATAAGGAATTTCTTGATTGGTAAGTGACAATGAAATTATGGTTGTTAAACTTGATGTTTCTATTGTCAAAACTACCGCTTCCAAAAAGCAATAAATGTTTGGGTAAATTGTTGGCACTAGCTTTTTTATAAAGCATCCTCATGAAATCTCTTATGGCGGTAGCATCTCTCGCCCCTGATGAAAATTCGTTATAAATTTGTTCTGGCGTAACAATATGACTTCTAATATTTTGTTCTGCTAGCCTAAAATCTGCCAGTCTTTTAGCTTCTGATAAAAATTCTGGTGGCGATACAATGATCATATCATTTGGGGCCAAGGCATGTAAATTTTGGTTTGCTACCTTTTTTATGAATTTTGGTTCTTGAGCACTTTGCACATCAAACAACAAAAATTCTTTTAAGTTAGGTGTAGGGTAAATGAAAGAATTGGGGCTATTATCAATAGCAATTGGGGCCAAGGGATTAGTGATATCCCAAATTTCTTTTCCTGTTAAATTTCCAGAAAAGTTAAATTGTGTAATTCTGTTGAGCCCGGTTGATGAAATATCTCTAAACCTAAGCCAATTACCTGCTTTTAAATCTTTTGTACAGCTAAATCTGATATAGTTTAGCCAAGCATTGGCCAAAGAATTGGGTTTATTATAGCTTATACTTACCGATAAATTATTGCTATTGGGTAAAAAAGAGAAAGATTGATGTGCGGGAGCAGCATAATCAGTATCAAAATTTAAAGGAACAGCATTTGCATTTAAAGTAGCCCTTGTTTGGTTATTAATTCTTAATTCTGCTGCCGAGTTTTGACTGGCTCTTATGGCCATATCGGCCTCGATATAAACAGAATCGGTAATTTTTATTCCATCCAGATTAAAACTGAAATTTTGGTTATTGTTAAATTCAAAATCTTCTCCGTACCACTCTCTGCCCGATTTTAAATTTTCCATGATAGCCGTATAATTTTCTCGCTCATGAAGCTGTACATCGGTATAAGAAGAAGTATTATAATTTGGGTTTTGATTAAGGTAAGATTGCTTAATGATACGTTTTCCATTATTCCCTTCTATATTGATGAAGTAAAAAGAAGAATCAGAATAATGATTTCTATGATGGATAAATTTTTGAGTTTGTGCGTTAAATTCCCAATGAACATTCCCCTCGGCATAAAATAAAACATAATCCTGAGGGTCAAATTTGCCATCTTCTTCACCTATAACTTTTATGGCATTTTCAAATAAATCATCTTGTCGGGCAGCATTATTTTCTTGCGCTAAAGCCCTACCTCCGTTACCAAATATTTTAATAAAACGAGGGTTTAGCTGGTCTACAGCTATGCCTATATTTCTTAAAAAGTTATAATCTAGTTTGTAAAGTCCTTCATTTTTGAGTCCAATTTTATACCAATTACCGGTAGCTAAAACCGAATTGCTGGCTAGACTTAGCTTTAAATTATTGGTTTTTTGAGCTTGAAAATTAACTGCTTTACTGCCTAAAATGATTTCATATTCTAGCAGCTGATAAACATCATTAGCGCTTTTAAAAAGTGGCAATATATTTACCATGAGCCAAAGCTTTTTTGTTCTTCAACTACTTGATAATCAAACCAAATATTTTGCTCAATTTTGGCTATTTGCAGGCTGTTAAATTGCTTTGACAGTTGAGTTTGCAGAGGTTTTACATGAACCGAAATTTGAGCAGATTGTACCGGAATTTTTAAGTGAACAAGTGGTAAATCGGCAAATTGTTCTGGTAAATATCTCGGAAACTCTAAGTTTATAGAAGATTTTACGGTATTACTCTTGGGTTGGAAGTAGCTCCAATCAACCATTTTTTTTATACTATTATTTTGCGCCTTAAGCTGATAAGGAATAAGAAGCAAAAGGATAATAAACTTAAGTAGTTGATTAATAGCGATTTTCAATCTTAAATAAATATTTATAAATTATGTAACTTTAAAACTTTAAACTTCGTTTTAATAGCTAAAAATAGGGAAACTACAGCTTAATCTTTATAGTAAGTAAAATTAATCATCTTGATTAAGATAATTTATTATTTTTAAGCTTTGAAAATTTAATAATCGCATGAGAAAAAATACCATTACTTTTCTTTCGGCCTGCATATGTTTGATGATGATATTAAGCTCTTGCCAAAAGAATGCTGGTCCGTCAAAAATATCTGGTAAAACCGGAGCCTTATACAATCAAAAACGACCTGGTTCTCTTCAAGTAATGCCTAAAACTAAGCCGACACCGGGTCCTGGTTTGGTTCATA
This genomic window contains:
- the porU gene encoding type IX secretion system sortase PorU; this encodes MVNILPLFKSANDVYQLLEYEIILGSKAVNFQAQKTNNLKLSLASNSVLATGNWYKIGLKNEGLYKLDYNFLRNIGIAVDQLNPRFIKIFGNGGRALAQENNAARQDDLFENAIKVIGEEDGKFDPQDYVLFYAEGNVHWEFNAQTQKFIHHRNHYSDSSFYFINIEGNNGKRIIKQSYLNQNPNYNTSSYTDVQLHERENYTAIMENLKSGREWYGEDFEFNNNQNFSFNLDGIKITDSVYIEADMAIRASQNSAAELRINNQTRATLNANAVPLNFDTDYAAPAHQSFSFLPNSNNLSVSISYNKPNSLANAWLNYIRFSCTKDLKAGNWLRFRDISSTGLNRITQFNFSGNLTGKEIWDITNPLAPIAIDNSPNSFIYPTPNLKEFLLFDVQSAQEPKFIKKVANQNLHALAPNDMIIVSPPEFLSEAKRLADFRLAEQNIRSHIVTPEQIYNEFSSGARDATAIRDFMRMLYKKASANNLPKHLLLFGSGSFDNRNIKFNNHNFIVTYQSRNSLSPTQSYTSDDYFALLDDDEGNFPENFVDAAGLLDINVGRLPVASLKEAKDVVDKLIYYTQNTQLGSWRNQIAILADDEDANIHLNQAEANANILIQQKPDFNIHKIYFDAYKQESTASGSRYPDVKKAIDNILNNGVMLMNYTGHGGEGGLAAERILTVDDINNWDNTHLPIIFTATCSFSRWDDPLVRSAGELLLKKEKHGAIALFTTTRIVFASYNFDLNQSFLIALSQAAAQNRKISFGEVFRLAKNNNIGGLNINSRNFTLLGDPSTLFPIPYNKVNTLSVNEKSISNLDTLKALQKVKITGQVVAPNQAVLNAFNGTIYPVIYDKATSVTTLGQDPGLFGSTAQAFKTQTNIIYKGKASVRNGQFSFEFIVPKDINLQYGEGKISYYAENQQIDATGNLNNIIIGGLADTQNDDDTGPKIALFLNDEKFVSGGITNSSPFLLVNLNDESGINTTGIGIGHDIVATLTYNNESTSIILNDWYQAKTDSYQSGSIKYPLENLKPGIYSLKLKAWDTFNNSSEQIIDFEVKNSDKLELAHVLNYPNPFTTKTNFQFEHNHPNEDLDVQVNIYTIAGKLIKTINQTVISTGNRVNDIFWDAKDNFGDKIGRGVYIYELKVRSNFTGETAKKTEKIVIL
- the porV gene encoding type IX secretion system outer membrane channel protein PorV; this encodes MKINKYLILILSTLVTKFGYAQSGGTTPPPNEAIDGRIGNIITTAVPFLLISPDARAGAMGETGVATLPDVNATHWNPSKLAFLTDKYGFSASYSPWLQRLVPDINMAYLNGFFRLDERNVIGGSLRYFSYGDIQLTDGTGTQIGLYNPNELAIDASLARSFGENFSLGTALRFVFSNISNNGIVDGSQNRAATGLAADISAYYKSDRRPMFGKEATLAAGLNISNIGTKMSYSDNAPGIFMPTNLRLGGASTIHLDEYSDFTVSLDINKLLVPSEPNSTKSVPAGIFGSFNDAQGGFSEELQEIIYSTGLEYWYNKQFALRAGYFYENPNKGNRSYLTLGAGLKYNIVNIDFSYVLANQQRSPMANTLRFSLSLNFGESGAAK